In the Molothrus ater isolate BHLD 08-10-18 breed brown headed cowbird chromosome 26, BPBGC_Mater_1.1, whole genome shotgun sequence genome, one interval contains:
- the TMEM38A gene encoding trimeric intracellular cation channel type A, whose product MDLAEALPLGELAAAFAALPVFPLFDTAYFIISVLYLKYEPGAVEMSRRSPFASWLCAMLHCFGSYILADLLLGEAPIAYFSHNSSVILATAVWYLTFFCPMNLFYKCVSFLPVKLILVAMKEVVRVRKISAGVHHAHHLYHHGWFVMLATGWLKGSGVALMSNFEQLLRGVWKPETNEILHMSFPTKASLYGTVLFTLQQTHWLPISEANLIFFFSMFMIVCKVFMTATHSHSSPFTPLENLICPVLFGSVSSGHPSHQHDHHGASHEVSHPPPPPPPAKSKEELNEGTRKRKAKKAE is encoded by the exons ATGGATCTGGCGGAGGCGCTGCCCCTCGGGGAGCTGGCGGCCGCCTTCGCCGCGCTGCCGGTGTTCCCGCTGTTCGACACCGCCTATTTCATCATCTCCGTCCTCTACCTCAAGTACGAGCCCG GAGCCGTGGAGATGTCCCGGAGGAGCCCTTTTgcctcctggctctgtgctATGCTCCACTGCTTTGGGAGCTACATCCTGGCTgatctgctgctgggagaggcaccCATTGCCTACTTCAGCCACAACTCCAGTGTCATCCTGGCCACAGCAGTGTG GTACCTGACATTCTTCTGCCCCATGAACCTCTTCTACAAGTGTGTCAGCTTCCTGCCCGTGAAGCTCATCCTGGTGGCCATGAAGGAGGTGGTTCGGGTGCGCAAGATCTCGGCCGGGGTGCACCACGCCCACCACCTCTACCACCACGGCTGGTTCGTCATGCTGGCCACGGGATGGCTCAAAG GTTCTGGTGTGGCCTTGATGTCAAACTTTGAGCAGCTGCTGCGTGGGGTCTGGAAGcctgaaacaaatgaaattctTCATATGTCCTT CCCTACAAAGGCCAGTCTGTATGGTACAGTCCTCTTCACCCTGCAGCAGACTCACTGGCTCCCCATCTCTGAAGCCAACCTCATCTTCTTTTTCAGCATGTTCATGATAGTCTGCAAG GTTTTCATGACGGCCACTCACTCCCACTCCTCACCCTTTACTCCTCTGGAAAACCTCATCTGCCCAGTCCTCTTTGGCTCCGTCTCCAGTGGGCACCCAAGCCACCAGCACGACCACCACGGGGCCTCCCATGAGGTttcccaccctcctcctcctcctcctcctgccaagTCCAAAGAGGAGCTGAACGAAGGCACCAggaaaaggaaggcaaaaaaagctgaataa
- the SMIM7 gene encoding small integral membrane protein 7 isoform X2, which produces MIGDLLLCGTLLVNAGAVLNFRLRRRDTEGFGEEQREPTTGDNIREFLLSLRYFRIFIALWNIFMMFCMIVLFGS; this is translated from the exons ATGATCGGGGACCTGCTGCTCTGCGG GACGCTGCTGGTGAACGCCGGTGCCGTGCTCAACTTCAGGCT gaggaggagggacacGGAGGGATTcggagaggagcagagggaacccACGACCG GTGACAATATCAGAGAGTTCTTGCTGAGTCTCAGGTATTTCCGAATCTTCATTGCCTTGTGGAATATCTTCATGATGTTCTGCATGATTGT GTTATTTGGATCTTGA
- the SMIM7 gene encoding small integral membrane protein 7 isoform X1 — protein MIGDLLLCGTLLVNAGAVLNFRLRRRDTEGFGEEQREPTTGNGGDAGAGHRNGLCWRKSLAKTQIFHPFLLDVNCCGAGITGLLTGF, from the exons ATGATCGGGGACCTGCTGCTCTGCGG GACGCTGCTGGTGAACGCCGGTGCCGTGCTCAACTTCAGGCT gaggaggagggacacGGAGGGATTcggagaggagcagagggaacccACGACCGGTAACGGAGGGGATGCCGGAGCCGGGCACAGGAACGGGCTTTGCTGGAGGAAATCCTTGGCCAAAACACAAATTTTCCACCCCTTTTTGTTGGATGTGAattgctgtggggctggaatAACTGGTTTATTAACTGGTTTTTAA